The nucleotide sequence ACCGTTGGTCAGCTTCCCTCTGAACAACCCTGGTTGACCTACTTTACCGATGGAACAGCTGAGCAACAGGTTATGACTGATGGGGTCTGGTTACAGACGAGTTTTACGAACCGTGCTGGCTATAGCAATTATAATGTTGTAACGCAAGCACTGAAAAATGCCCTTTATCCATCGCTGGACAAAGGTAGAGGTGTTGTCCTGCAATTTGGCCTGCAACTCTCTTCTGAAAATCATGATACAGCTGATAGGGCTGGATTCTCCGTTATCCTGCTCGATAGCAATCACCAGGGCGTGGAGCTTGGCTTCTGGGCGAATGAGATATGGGCGCAAACAGATAATCCACTCTTTACCCACGGAGAATCTGTTGATTTTGTGACCACAGGGGGGATGAAATCCTATCTTCTCTGCTTAACCACTGACAACTATGTTCTCTATGAGGGGAATAAACAGATACTAACCGGCCCGATCAGGGATTATTCCAGCTTTAGTGGCTATCCTGATCCTTATGAGATTCCCAGCTTCCTTTTTTTGGGAGATAATACCACCAGTGCGGGAGCGGAGATAGTCTTGGGGAGCGTGCTGCTGCAAAGCGATACGCAGCTGAACCTTGCCTTTCCCTGGTCTCTTTTTTTGCCTTCTTTTACAGCTGGTATCCAACAGGGAAATGGTTCAACGCGGTGAGAAAATAGGGGGAAAGATTCTTGTTGGGCAAAAACGAAAAGCAAGCGAAGGAGGGATTGATGAGTACAAGCAGCAACATTCTGATAACAGGCGGCAATAAGGGGATTGGCCTGGCCGCAACAGAGAAGTTTATTGATGCCGGTCATACAGTCTATGTCCTGGCCCGGGATTTTGCGGAGTTCCCGCTCAAGGATCATCCCCAGGTCGAGATGATTGCATATGACCTGAGCGATATTGCCGGTATTCCCGCGCTGGTTGCCCGGCTTCCAGCGATGGATATCCTCTTGAATAATGCCGGGGTGATGTATGCCCTGCCGTATCAGCAATATCCCCAGGAGAGGATCGATCAGATCCTCAGGATTAATCTTCAGGCACCAGCTGCCTTGATCAGCGAATTAGCTGGGGCAATGATTGCCAAGGGCTGTGGCCGGATCGTCAATAATGCCTCCATCGCTGGCGAGATCGGCCACCCTGATATCTGGTACGGCATGACCAAGGCCGGACTCATCAATATGACCAAGAGCTTTGCCAAGCTCCTTGGCCCGCAGGGGATAGTGGTTAATGCGGTGGCTGCCGGTCCCGTTGCAACGGATATGCTGGCTATCATTCCAGAATCGAGAAAGAAGGCAATCAAAGAGGTCGTGTATACGGGCAGGTTTGCCTATCCCGAAGAGGTGGCAGAGGCCATGTTTTGGCTGGCTACGGATTGTCCAGAGTATATCAATGGGACCTGTATTGATATCAATAACGGGGCCTTTCCGAGGTAGTTTTTAAGGTCAGCCCGAACTGATGGCCTGCGTTCTTCTCTAATCTTCCTCCTCCGCATCCGGCAGCGGAAAGAGGTTTTTATTGATGGCCTTTTCCCGGGCCGCAGCCACTGTGATTTTATCCGCGTCAATCAGCTGTTGGAGATGCTGATCCATGGTCTGCATGCCCTGAGACGTGCCGGTCTGGATCATAGACTCAATCTGGTTGATCTTGCCCTCCCGGATGATACTGGCCAGGGCATTGGAACCGATCAGGATCTCCAGGGCGGCGCAGCGTCCCTTGCCGTCCTTGGTCTTGAGCAGCTGCTGGGCAATAACCCCTTTGAGGGAATCTGCCAGCATGGTTCGGGTCTGGGCCTGCTCATCCGCTGGAAAGGCGTTGATGATGCGGTCAATGGTCTTGGCAGCACTGTTGGTGTGCAGGGTGCCAAAGACCAAGATACCCAGCTCCGCACAGGTCAGGGCCAGGGAGATGGTTTCCAGGTCACGCATCTCGCCGACCAGGATGATGTCCGGGTCCTCCCGGTTGGCCACGGATAAGGCCTTGGCAAAGCTGAGGGCATGGCTGCCGATCTCCCGCTGGGAAAAAATGCATTGCTTATTGGGATGGACAAATTCCAACGGATCTTCAATAGTGATGATATGCTTGGCATGCTTATCATTAATCAGGTCAATGATCGCTGCCATGGTGGTTGACTTACCGCTCCCGGTTGGGCCGGTGACCAGGACCATGCCGCGTTGGTAATCGGCAAAGCTCTGGACCACGTCCGGCAGGTTAAGCTGATCCACGGTCAGGATCTTGGCCGGGATAATCCGGAACACCGCTCCGATGCCCCGTTGTTGATAAAAGAAATTACAACGAAAACGACCTATTCCCTCCAGGGCATAGGCCTTATCAAAATCCCTGTGTTCCTTGATGGTAGCCTGCTGGTCTGTGTCCAGGATTTCAAAGAGGATTTTTTCGTTACTCTCCGGCGTCAGCACTGGTTCCTCCAGGGGGACGAGCTCACCCCGCAGGCGCAACATGGGCGGAAAACCGATCACCATGTGCAGGTCACTGGCCCCCCGCTCCTTCATTTCGGTGAAGTATGCATCAATTATTGCCATATCCTTTCTCAGTTCTTTGCAGTTGCACTCGTCTTAGGCCGTAAAGGGCTTGAGCAGTTCCTTCTTATCCACATTGGCCTGTGCTGTTTCCAGGCTGATCTTGTCGTCTTTCAATAACTCAATCACGGAATCGTCCATCAGCTTCATGCCCAATTTGGTCCCCATTTGCATGGTGGAACGGATCTGAAAGGTCTTATTATCCTTGATCAGGTTGGCGATGGAGAGATTGCCGATCATGACCTCGGCAGCCAGGTGCATCTTGGAGCCGTCCTTGGCAGGCAGGAGCCGCTGGGTGAATACTGCTTTCAGGGATTCGCTGAGCATGGCCCGGATCTGATTCTGCTCGCCCGGAGGGTAAGAATCAATAATACGGTCCACGGTCTTTGGGGCACTGGAGGTGGACAGAGTGCCGATGACCAGATGGCCGGTCTCCGAGGCAGAGATGGCCAGAGAAATAGTATCCAGGTCCCGGAGTTCACCGATGACGATGACATCCGGGTCCTGCCGCAGGGCCCCTTTGAGGGCATTGGCATAGGAAAGGGTGTCCTGGCCCAGTTGACGCTGATTGATCGCCCCTTTTTTCAGGGGATGGATGAACTCAATGGGATCTTCGACGGTTAGGACATGGTGGGCATGATGGATGTTGATGTAATCCACCATAGCCGCCAGGGTGGTGGTCTTGCCGTGACCGGTGGCCCCGGTGATCAGGACGATGCCCTGGTGGTTTTCCAGGATCTTGTACATTACATCCGGGATGCCCAGCTGTTCAAAGGAAGGGATCTCGCCAGGGATTGCCCGAAAGATGCAGCTCATGCCGTTATTATGGAACATGGCACTGCCCCTGAATCGGCCGAGTCCTTTGACCTGATAGGCAAAGTCCAACTGCATTTCTTTGCCCAGGATTTTTCGTTGCTCCGGGGTGAGGATTTCCAAGATAACCTTTCTGCAATTATCCGCTGTCAGGGCTTGGCTTTTCAGCCGGATCATCGTGCCGAGACGGCGGACCATAAATGGTTCACCAGGCAGGACATGGATATCCGACGCCTTGAGATCCATTGCCGCTTTAAAGACCTTATCCAGTATGGCCATAGGAGTTCTCCATAGAAGAATCAATAGTGTGAAAACTATACTACGATTTTTTTTAAAAAGAAAGAAAACAGTCCCCTGTTGCCAGCTTGGTCTGTGGGGAAGGCCGGATGAGAGAAAATCAATCTGGTGAGCATAAGCTTCTTGGCCCTCCGCTTCAAGGGGAAAACAGCAGGGGCTGCTTGCCCTTGCCTCTTGACCGAAAGGGCGGAAGCGAATAGAGTTGCGGGGACTTCCACGGGAGTGTCCTGTGCTCAGATAAACGCAGGCCAAGGATGCCGGGTCGGGCCGGGATATTCAATAACGACAAGAAGAACGAGAGGAAAAACATCAATGACAGCAGAAAAAATAAGAGATCCAGAACAGGGCGAGCGGGCAATGATCGAAGGCATTATTGAAGGGAGTCCCGATGCTGTGGGCGTGGCTGTTATCCGCCTGGACTGCGGGTGCCGCAAGATGGCAGCAGTGAGCATTAGCGGAGAACCTGCCAGTAAAATCATCATGTATCGCGATCAGGCAGAATCCATCTGCGAGCAATGTAAAAAGGATAATGGTGATTTTATGCGGGTGGTAGAGCAGTTTATCAGCTGGAAAGAGCCTGGGCCAGCAGAGGAAGTGAAAAAAGAGATCTGGGCCAAGGTGCTGGGTACTGCGGAAGAACGGTCGAATTAATCGGTTGGGTAACCCGGTAGTTCCGTAGGTCTTGATTGAGTGCAACGAAATGAGACAATCTAAAAAATGACCTATCCGTTGTCATTTTACTCAAGCGGGCCTACCCGGCTACCCGGCTGGGCAGCCTCCTTTGCCGTTTTTTCTTCCGCACTGTCCCAGAGTAGGCGCGGATCAAAACTGAGAGCAGCAAACATGGTGCAGAGGACAACCGCGCTGAAATACAGGGCTGCTGGCGCGGTATCCACGGAAGAGAGGCTGCCGAATCGTACTAAGGAGCAGAGCAGGGCAATGACAAAGATGTCCAGCATGGACCAGCGCCCGATAAACTGGATAAAACGAAACATCAAGGCCTTGTGGCGAAGCCAGCTCGTCCGTCGGTTATGGATGGAGACCAGGATCAGGGCCATGCCGGTAATTTTGAACAGGGGCACCAGCACCGAGGCGGTCAGGATAATTAGGCCGATCCCATAGGAGCCGCCCTGAAAGAAAAGGATGATCCCATCAATAATGGTGCTCTTGCTGACGTTGCCTAAGGAGGAGACCGACATAATAGGGAGCAGGTTGGCGGGTAGGGTGAGGAGCAGGGCTGTGACGATCAGGGCCCAGGAACGATCAATACTGTTCTCTTTGCGGATATAGAGGGGCTCGCCGCAGCGAGGGCAGCTTATCGCCCCTTGTTGATCCGGGGAAGGTAGCGGTGTGATCTTATGACAGGTCGGGCAGAGCAGGAGGCCTGCCTCTCTGCCGGTTCGCGCCTTTGTGGCCACTGGTGTCTTGGGGTGCTCACTGGCCTTGCTCCGATCCAGTCTGTCCCAGAACAGGCTTTGGTCAATGGAGGCCTGGGCAGCCACGGTTGTTGCCACCAGACCTATAAAACAAAAAAGGCCTAGATGATAGCCTATGGTGGCGCTATGGTTCATCTTGATGATGGTAATGAAGACCCCGATCAGATAGACATCTGTCATGGCCCACTCGCTCAGGTGATGATACCAGTGCAGAAAAATAATCATCCAGCGTTGCCGCCAGCCGAGAAAGAGGCCAGCTGAGACCCCAAAGAGCAGGGACAGGGTCATGAAGGGGCAGATCAGGCCGGTCATGACCACCAGAATACCGACAAGATACTCCCCCTGGTCAAACATACTCAAGGTGCTTTGAAACAAGGAGCTGTTTGTTGCTGTTCCCAGGATATTAAAGGTCAGCAGAGCGGCAAAATTTGCTGGCAGGTAGAGCAGGAGCCCGGTGAGGGAGAGTACTAGGGTTCTGCGGATGGAATCCGGCCGTTTCCTATGCAGGCGGCGCAGGCAGCGGGGGCAGACCGGCGTATGGGTGGACGATGGCTGGATTTCTTCCAAGAGCAGGTCACAGCCCGGACAGATGCTGAATTGCCCTGTTAAGCGAGCAGGAGAGGGGGTTTTCTTTTGGATCATCATGGAGTAAGGTTTTATCTCTTCCAAAAGGAAGGATAAAAGATCACCAAAGCGGAAAAGAGCTCTAAACGTCCCACCATCATGTTCCAGGCCAGGAACCATTTGCCCATCGTAGAGATAGAATAGAAATTCTCTGTCGGCCCGATTTCGCCAAAGCCAGGACCGATGGTCATCAGGGCAGAGATGACCGAGCTCATGGCCGTGCCATAATCCATATCATCCACCAGGGTCATAAAACAAGCGCCGATAAAGATGATAAAGATATTGACGATAAAATAACAGATCGCCATATTGATCATGGAGACGTCAATCTGTCGGCCGTTCAGTCGCACCGAGACAA is from Candidatus Electrothrix sp. GW3-4 and encodes:
- a CDS encoding SDR family oxidoreductase; this translates as MSTSSNILITGGNKGIGLAATEKFIDAGHTVYVLARDFAEFPLKDHPQVEMIAYDLSDIAGIPALVARLPAMDILLNNAGVMYALPYQQYPQERIDQILRINLQAPAALISELAGAMIAKGCGRIVNNASIAGEIGHPDIWYGMTKAGLINMTKSFAKLLGPQGIVVNAVAAGPVATDMLAIIPESRKKAIKEVVYTGRFAYPEEVAEAMFWLATDCPEYINGTCIDINNGAFPR
- a CDS encoding type IV pilus twitching motility protein PilT — translated: MAIIDAYFTEMKERGASDLHMVIGFPPMLRLRGELVPLEEPVLTPESNEKILFEILDTDQQATIKEHRDFDKAYALEGIGRFRCNFFYQQRGIGAVFRIIPAKILTVDQLNLPDVVQSFADYQRGMVLVTGPTGSGKSTTMAAIIDLINDKHAKHIITIEDPLEFVHPNKQCIFSQREIGSHALSFAKALSVANREDPDIILVGEMRDLETISLALTCAELGILVFGTLHTNSAAKTIDRIINAFPADEQAQTRTMLADSLKGVIAQQLLKTKDGKGRCAALEILIGSNALASIIREGKINQIESMIQTGTSQGMQTMDQHLQQLIDADKITVAAAREKAINKNLFPLPDAEEED
- a CDS encoding PilT/PilU family type 4a pilus ATPase, with the protein product MAILDKVFKAAMDLKASDIHVLPGEPFMVRRLGTMIRLKSQALTADNCRKVILEILTPEQRKILGKEMQLDFAYQVKGLGRFRGSAMFHNNGMSCIFRAIPGEIPSFEQLGIPDVMYKILENHQGIVLITGATGHGKTTTLAAMVDYINIHHAHHVLTVEDPIEFIHPLKKGAINQRQLGQDTLSYANALKGALRQDPDVIVIGELRDLDTISLAISASETGHLVIGTLSTSSAPKTVDRIIDSYPPGEQNQIRAMLSESLKAVFTQRLLPAKDGSKMHLAAEVMIGNLSIANLIKDNKTFQIRSTMQMGTKLGMKLMDDSVIELLKDDKISLETAQANVDKKELLKPFTA
- a CDS encoding PqiA/YebS family transporter subunit, with the translated sequence MMIQKKTPSPARLTGQFSICPGCDLLLEEIQPSSTHTPVCPRCLRRLHRKRPDSIRRTLVLSLTGLLLYLPANFAALLTFNILGTATNSSLFQSTLSMFDQGEYLVGILVVMTGLICPFMTLSLLFGVSAGLFLGWRQRWMIIFLHWYHHLSEWAMTDVYLIGVFITIIKMNHSATIGYHLGLFCFIGLVATTVAAQASIDQSLFWDRLDRSKASEHPKTPVATKARTGREAGLLLCPTCHKITPLPSPDQQGAISCPRCGEPLYIRKENSIDRSWALIVTALLLTLPANLLPIMSVSSLGNVSKSTIIDGIILFFQGGSYGIGLIILTASVLVPLFKITGMALILVSIHNRRTSWLRHKALMFRFIQFIGRWSMLDIFVIALLCSLVRFGSLSSVDTAPAALYFSAVVLCTMFAALSFDPRLLWDSAEEKTAKEAAQPGSRVGPLE